The following DNA comes from Thalassomonas viridans.
TCACTTCGGCTGAGCTGGCAGATGGCACCTTAGTTAACGCTTGTGTTTATGTGCTCAACAGAAAAGATTCACCACAAGATATAATGGATGGCAACTAACAGAGCGTTTTGGGCTAAGGCTCAATAACATTAAGTTTCCAGCACCTGATAAGTATCATATTCGACTTCTTTATATGTGCCCGGATCCAGCATTAATGTATGGAACTCTTCCTCGTCGTCATCGTTGACAAAGTTAATCTCAACCCAAACCCGGCCGTACGTATCTATGGACCATACTCGCCATAGTAAATTTGATTCTATCAGGAAGGAGTATAGTTTAGCTGTGTCATAAAGCCGGTCGTTTTCGTCTTTAATGGCCAAGGCCAAATCTTGCGGCAAAAGGTGAACACGTACCAAGTAATCCACAGATTTCAATTTATGCTTTATCTCCATTTTTTGTAAAAAAGTGCGCTTTGAATATGGGGCGAAAAGCCCGGCAGCCGTGGTTTTTGGCGAAGACTTTTTAGATTGCGGCATGAAATATAACATTCGTGCGCCAGTCTTCGCATATTAACTGCTGATATTAGCGCCGGGAGCGCCTGAGTACAAACAGGAGTGAAGAAAACAACAATATCAGGGGGGCCGGCTCAGAAACCAATAAAGCTTTTAGGTTGATATTGATGGCTATATTGCTGGTTATATTGGTTTTTAGCTTGATACATAACGCAAACACTCTGAAATTCCCCTTATTTTCAGTAGGTTGGCAGAGCTAGGGAGATGTCCCGCCGCAATTATAGTTCCTTTGTTGATTCAGGCGGTAACAATAGGCCGCAAAAGCGGCAATAATTGCCTGTTAAATCGTCATTCAAATCCTGGAACTCCCATAACTTTTGTAAGTGTTTGATAATGTTGTGATTGTTTTTCAACCATAAAATGGCACAAACAATGCTAACAATAAATTAACTTTTCCATAACTATTTACGCCTTCATTAACGGATCAGCAGGAAAAGTACATAGGTAAAGCCGGAGGCGTATCTAGATAAAAATAACAAACATAAAAATGGAGTTGAATATGATAAAACTAAACCTAGCAATAACATGGCTTACCCGTACATTAGCCGCCGGCCTGATTTTAATGCTGGCTTCCACCAGCGCCCGGGCAACATTAATGGAATACACAGGCGATGCCTTGCCCAGCTCTGACGATTGGTACTATAGCCACGGTCCCTATCCGGTTGTAGAAATCGTTGACGGTAATCTGCACCTGGTCAATACCACTTCTGCGGTTGCCGGTAACTGGTTTTCAAAAAATCCCCTGGCTCACGGCAGCGATATGTTTCTGGAGATCAGGGCCATGCTTTCCTACAGTAACAACGCCAACAATGGCCATCCCTTTATGGTGATCAGTAATGGTGAGCATTTTTTCTCGTTCGGGTTCAACTCCAACCGTATTAACCTGGGGGGACAAAGTTTCTATGACTTCGACACCTCAGAATTCCACACCTATAGCGTACGCACAAGCGGTAATATGGCTGACGTGTATATTGACGGTGAGTTAATTGCTTCACAGGCGATGGCCGTCAGTGCCGCCGCCCCGGTGGTAAATTTTGGCTCGGGCTGTACCGCCTGTGCTTTTGACTGGAGCATTGATTATATTAAATGGCAGGAAAATAGCGCCCGGGAGGTGCCTGAACCGGCCTCGGCAATGTTTTTCGGCATCGGGCTGATAGGCTTAGCGGCATATAGAAAAAGAAAGCAAAGGAAAAATCGGTAACCTTGCTTTAATAACAATAACTTGGCGACACATGAGGAATTTAGTCTTGAGTCGCTAAGTTGAATTAGTTCAGGCCAGTGGGGTTCTGACCTGTAGCTTTATAAAACAGTCAAGTTGAATACTTGTCAGTTAATTATTTACCAGTCCAGTTAGCATCGCCTTCCAGTGCTTTCAACGCATTGCTGCCTGACCAGTTAGCATCGCCTTCCAATACTTTTAAAGCATTACGGCCTGTCCAGTTGGCATCACCTTCCAATGCACCGCCAACGACAGCCTTCATTTCTTCTGCTGTTAATTCGCACATTATTATTTACCTCTGTTGTTTTTAGGTTTCAGGCACAGCTAAAAATACGCGATTAATTTTTTAGCCGCAACAAATATTCTTAGTTATTAGGAAGATATAAGACATATATCAAAGTTTGCAACTGAATTAAGCGGGAGTGTGAAGCGGTAGTTTATGCTATGGAGGCTTTATATTGACGCTTGCGGCCTGAAACGGTCATGATTCATTTTCCTTTATCATGAGTGTCATTCCCCGACCCGCGCCCGCGGCTGGATGTTAATGTCCTGGATAAGTTCCTTGAAGGATAATACAGACAGGTCATAAAAATCCCGTTCGATTAATTTGCGGATATAACGCCCGATGTCCAGAGACACAATCAGCACGGGGTTGTGTATCACTGAGATAATGTTGCTGGCATCTTTATGCATCTGGTCGATGATTTCTTTAGACTCTACAAACTCATAATTAAGGTTCTAAAAACTAATGGGTTTTGTTGTTATGTTCAGGTTTTTCTTAATTTTTCGGCGCTATTTGGTTTTAAATGCCAGATACTTGCCGGAGAGTCCTTTAAAGTCATTAAACATATTGGCCGTTCTCCGGAAAAATAAGCCTTAGCTTGCCGGGCCTGTATAAATTTATTTTCTTTGGTAACCTTTCACTTTTTTCTGTTACTTACTCTGTGAAAATAATTATTAGAGTAAGTAAGATGCAAATTAACAATACACAACTAGCCGTTCTCAAACAGTTTGCCAGGCAACTGGGGTATCAGGATAGCGATATTGTCGATGGAAAAGGATTTGCTTTGGCAATAGATGATAAAGTGCAAATTAACATACTGAACCAGGAAGAGCGTTGTCACCTAATCGCCTATCTGGGGCAAGTAGATGAAAGTAATCGTCTTGAATTTTATGAAGTTTTGTTACAGGCGAACCATAACCAGGATGAACTGGGCGGCGCCAGCTTAGGAATCTGTCCTAATAAAAAAATGGTAGCGCTTAGCATGGCGCTCGATAGCGAAGGCCTGGATGTTAGCCAATTGCAGAAGGCGTTTGATCAATTGCTCGATAAAAGCTTATTCTGGCACCGTTTGCTGCAGGATTATGAAGCTGAAGCGTTACCGGATGAGAACATGCTTTTGTCTCAGTCTCAACATGCAGTTCTGGCATAAGGAGGCTCTGCAATGGATGTTACAAGTCATCGGCCGTTAAATAACCCTTCCGCGCCAGTCGTCGATAAAGCCGGTGGTGCTCAGGGCACTGATACCGTAGAAATTGTCGAAATAACATATGACGGCGTTAAAGTTAAAAATGAGAAAGTGTCGGATGAGCTATTTAAAGCTATGACACGGGAGGAGAGGGGCCAGATGTATTCCCCCACTATAGTGTCCCAGTTTGAGAATCGCAGTGATGATGTCGTGGAATCTTCCGGGGTAAGTATTAAGTTGTCGCAACTGGCTGAAGTTGAAGTTAAAAATATTTCACAAAGCAAAGAATTTGGTATCGGGTAGTTTAAATAGTCCTCAACACAGGCCC
Coding sequences within:
- a CDS encoding PEP-CTERM sorting domain-containing protein; translation: MIKLNLAITWLTRTLAAGLILMLASTSARATLMEYTGDALPSSDDWYYSHGPYPVVEIVDGNLHLVNTTSAVAGNWFSKNPLAHGSDMFLEIRAMLSYSNNANNGHPFMVISNGEHFFSFGFNSNRINLGGQSFYDFDTSEFHTYSVRTSGNMADVYIDGELIASQAMAVSAAAPVVNFGSGCTACAFDWSIDYIKWQENSAREVPEPASAMFFGIGLIGLAAYRKRKQRKNR
- a CDS encoding CesT family type III secretion system chaperone: MQINNTQLAVLKQFARQLGYQDSDIVDGKGFALAIDDKVQINILNQEERCHLIAYLGQVDESNRLEFYEVLLQANHNQDELGGASLGICPNKKMVALSMALDSEGLDVSQLQKAFDQLLDKSLFWHRLLQDYEAEALPDENMLLSQSQHAVLA